In Arthrobacter sp. CDRTa11, one DNA window encodes the following:
- a CDS encoding LpqB family beta-propeller domain-containing protein, with protein sequence MTGNPTVDGKRGAKRHQALVALLVLVLLLGSCARIPTSGPVGKSSEGSAGNLNAPVFLPAAPQPGAAPETIIEDFYRAGSGYEDDYAVAREYLTQASSVAWKPDQRALVYRAARVVPTGVENVYNYELDVAYTVDADGIATQSPEGTTENIPATVTQVDGEWRISAIPDGTAIPEETFKVIYGAYPIYFYDPSFTYAVPDVRWFIKNKTVKAMTSALLAGPAPYLRGAVVSAFPSGIKLARESVPVVSGAAQVDLSPKELTEASTEDRLRMQTQLALTFRTQPDVVNVELRANQDLVRVEDNGSVLPPVQNKNVPARQIAISGNELVRYENNRVSPLPDMQTVSALGPRFPAESPVSQTVAFLNESRTTLYSMVPGQPARALTTRSTLTHPSFSLHDWVWSAGPGAVGGTEVVAYRPTGVAEGADVPTVTLAPSWLAGRTVKDFRVSREGVRALVISEQNGKTRVQVAGIIRNADGTPRELTSPITLATGSEPDQGVWVSDTMVAVMKGSAAANVSPELLSLLSGQPQQLAPWPGLVGLSAGNGPEEIYGQSAEGIFQRLGNGWSPQLKGPVDPSFPG encoded by the coding sequence ATGACAGGAAACCCCACCGTCGACGGCAAACGCGGGGCCAAGCGGCACCAGGCCCTGGTGGCCCTGCTGGTTCTGGTGCTCCTGCTGGGCTCATGCGCCCGAATACCCACGTCCGGTCCGGTGGGAAAAAGCAGCGAGGGAAGCGCGGGGAACCTGAATGCCCCGGTATTCCTTCCGGCCGCACCGCAGCCCGGGGCCGCTCCCGAGACCATCATTGAGGACTTTTACCGGGCCGGCAGCGGCTATGAGGACGACTATGCGGTAGCCCGTGAGTACCTCACGCAGGCATCCTCCGTGGCATGGAAACCTGACCAGCGTGCCCTTGTTTACCGGGCAGCCCGGGTAGTTCCCACCGGCGTCGAAAATGTCTACAACTATGAGCTCGACGTGGCCTACACCGTGGACGCGGACGGCATCGCAACCCAGAGTCCGGAAGGCACCACGGAAAACATACCGGCGACGGTCACCCAGGTTGACGGGGAGTGGCGGATTTCAGCCATTCCGGACGGCACCGCCATTCCAGAAGAAACGTTCAAGGTCATTTACGGCGCCTACCCCATTTACTTCTACGATCCCAGCTTCACCTACGCAGTTCCCGACGTCCGCTGGTTCATCAAGAACAAAACCGTCAAGGCAATGACCAGCGCCCTCCTCGCCGGCCCGGCTCCCTACCTCCGGGGCGCCGTCGTGAGCGCCTTCCCGTCCGGCATCAAACTTGCCCGGGAGTCGGTACCGGTGGTTTCCGGGGCCGCCCAGGTGGACCTCAGCCCCAAGGAGCTCACGGAGGCGTCCACAGAGGACAGGCTCCGGATGCAGACTCAGCTCGCCCTGACATTCAGGACGCAGCCGGATGTAGTCAACGTTGAACTGCGTGCCAACCAGGACCTTGTCCGGGTGGAGGACAACGGTTCCGTGCTGCCGCCTGTGCAGAACAAGAATGTGCCCGCCCGCCAGATAGCCATCAGCGGGAACGAACTGGTCCGCTATGAGAACAACCGTGTCTCCCCGCTGCCGGACATGCAAACGGTATCGGCGCTCGGACCCCGTTTCCCGGCGGAGTCCCCGGTTTCGCAGACGGTGGCGTTTTTGAACGAAAGCCGGACCACGCTCTACAGCATGGTTCCTGGACAGCCTGCCAGGGCCCTGACCACCCGCAGCACGCTGACACACCCGTCGTTCAGCCTCCACGACTGGGTGTGGTCAGCCGGGCCTGGGGCCGTGGGCGGGACTGAAGTTGTGGCATACCGGCCCACAGGCGTGGCCGAAGGGGCTGATGTCCCCACTGTCACGCTGGCCCCTTCCTGGCTCGCCGGACGGACAGTGAAAGACTTCAGGGTATCCCGCGAAGGCGTACGGGCACTGGTGATCTCCGAGCAGAACGGTAAGACCCGGGTGCAGGTTGCAGGGATCATTCGCAATGCCGACGGAACACCACGGGAACTGACCTCACCGATCACCCTCGCCACTGGGAGCGAGCCGGACCAGGGGGTCTGGGTCAGTGACACCATGGTGGCCGTGATGAAGGGGTCGGCCGCCGCCAACGTCTCGCCGGAGCTGCTGTCCCTCTTGTCGGGGCAGCCGCAGCAGCTGGCGCCGTGGCCCGGGCTTGTAGGACTCAGCGCGGGCAACGGGCCTGAGGAGATCTATGGTCAGTCCGCTGAAGGAATATTCCAGCGGCTGGGCAACGGTTGGTCGCCCCAGCTGAAGGGCCCTGTGGACCCCTCCTTCCCGGGTTAG
- a CDS encoding Rv3235 family protein, with product MTAVTPIRAALVTETHTEPHRQLPGRPGAPLRPLGPADENAEVRAIARSTVQAAMEVLAGIRPVQQLARRLDPRCLAALQHRASLIRRELARSPSPALARLHQNSLVRSVRVCEVAPGIYEASAVVVDDVRARAVAVRLERSKQVWRVTELVVG from the coding sequence ATGACTGCAGTAACACCGATCCGCGCCGCACTGGTTACAGAAACCCACACCGAACCCCACCGGCAGCTTCCTGGCCGGCCTGGAGCTCCCCTTCGCCCGCTCGGCCCAGCGGACGAGAATGCCGAGGTGAGGGCCATCGCGCGAAGCACAGTCCAGGCGGCGATGGAGGTTCTGGCAGGAATCAGGCCTGTCCAGCAACTGGCGCGAAGGCTGGATCCCCGCTGTCTGGCTGCCCTGCAGCACCGCGCCTCGCTCATCCGCCGGGAACTCGCGCGCTCCCCGTCCCCCGCGCTGGCACGGCTCCATCAGAACTCGCTGGTTCGGTCCGTCCGTGTCTGCGAGGTGGCACCCGGCATTTATGAGGCCAGCGCCGTGGTGGTTGACGATGTGCGGGCCCGGGCGGTAGCCGTCCGGCTGGAACGGAGCAAGCAGGTTTGGCGCGTGACGGAACTCGTCGTTGGCTGA
- the mtrB gene encoding MtrAB system histidine kinase MtrB gives MPFRARIWKRRTLIVSLRVARLVRFGLSRLFPAVRYLARSLHRRWRRSLQFRTVLTTLLLAVTSFAVVGAYLSNQIANNLFQERLTQAESETRYNVKQVQDTFDGAQVTDQSSVITLVYDTLTAVEGRGDVIQRRYVFEAMPQQTKPRNRWVESRASDQLTVSVIPPELRKAVQESGKDQYWASTVIPVGAEDRPGIAVGNKVTFNGTVYELYLIYDLNTAQQTLDEIQSVLWAGGAVLVLMIGAIAWYVTRNVVSPVSHAALVSEKLAAGQLQERMVVKGEDEVARLGASFNHMAASLQEQITQLATLSQMQQRFVSDVSHELRTPLTTVRMAAEVLYDARHDFDPINKRSAELLYNQVERFQSLLSDLLEISRFDAGVAMLDAEPEDILQVVAHVIEGAAPVAAQYGSEITLSAPAGGIVVEMDARRIDRILRNLILNAVEHGEGRPVNVTVAANQTAVGIAVRDHGIGMAPAEAARVFDRFWRADPARARTTGGSGLGLSIAMEDTKLHNGWLQAWGNKGKGANFRLTVPLRQGEEIDKSPVQLEPEDIVLPGVAQERDVLVLDPGSTAAAPALAAPPAPGAVPGSAEPGGSIPTADESRTGTPQADGHEPAAQRPALTAGPKDMP, from the coding sequence TTGCCTTTCCGTGCCCGCATTTGGAAGCGCCGGACGCTCATCGTCAGCCTTCGGGTAGCGCGCCTTGTCCGGTTTGGCCTCAGCCGCCTGTTCCCCGCTGTCCGCTACCTGGCGAGATCACTTCACCGCCGCTGGCGCCGGTCACTGCAGTTCCGCACCGTCCTGACCACGCTGTTGCTGGCCGTCACGTCATTTGCCGTAGTGGGTGCTTACCTGTCCAACCAGATTGCCAACAACCTCTTCCAGGAGCGCCTGACCCAGGCCGAGTCCGAAACCCGTTATAACGTCAAGCAGGTCCAGGACACTTTCGACGGCGCCCAAGTCACTGACCAGTCCAGTGTGATCACCCTGGTCTACGACACCCTGACCGCAGTCGAGGGACGCGGCGACGTCATCCAGCGGCGGTATGTCTTCGAGGCCATGCCGCAGCAGACCAAGCCGCGGAACCGCTGGGTTGAATCCCGGGCCTCCGATCAGCTCACGGTCAGCGTCATCCCGCCGGAACTGCGGAAAGCGGTCCAGGAGTCAGGGAAAGACCAGTACTGGGCATCCACCGTCATCCCGGTAGGCGCCGAGGACCGGCCCGGAATCGCTGTGGGAAACAAAGTGACCTTCAACGGCACGGTCTACGAGCTCTACCTGATTTACGATCTCAACACCGCCCAGCAGACCCTCGACGAAATCCAGAGTGTGCTGTGGGCCGGCGGCGCCGTGCTGGTGCTCATGATCGGGGCCATCGCCTGGTACGTCACACGGAACGTTGTCAGCCCGGTCAGCCACGCCGCCCTGGTGTCAGAAAAACTGGCCGCCGGGCAGTTGCAGGAGCGAATGGTGGTCAAGGGCGAAGATGAAGTGGCCCGCCTGGGAGCGTCGTTCAACCATATGGCCGCCAGCCTCCAGGAGCAGATCACCCAGCTGGCCACGCTGTCCCAGATGCAACAGCGCTTTGTGTCGGACGTATCCCATGAGCTTCGTACTCCGCTGACCACTGTGAGGATGGCGGCCGAGGTGCTGTATGACGCCCGCCACGATTTCGACCCCATCAACAAGCGCTCCGCTGAACTCCTCTATAACCAGGTGGAACGGTTCCAGTCCCTCTTGTCAGACCTGCTCGAGATCTCGCGCTTTGATGCCGGCGTGGCCATGCTCGACGCTGAACCGGAGGATATCCTGCAGGTCGTTGCCCACGTTATCGAAGGAGCGGCACCGGTGGCGGCTCAATACGGATCCGAAATCACCCTCAGTGCACCGGCCGGGGGCATCGTCGTGGAAATGGACGCCCGCCGGATCGACAGGATCCTGCGGAACCTGATCCTCAATGCCGTGGAACACGGAGAAGGCAGGCCAGTCAACGTCACAGTGGCAGCCAACCAGACCGCCGTCGGGATTGCCGTCCGGGACCACGGCATCGGGATGGCCCCAGCCGAGGCGGCCCGCGTTTTCGACAGGTTCTGGCGGGCGGACCCGGCCCGGGCCCGAACCACGGGCGGAAGCGGCCTGGGTTTGTCCATCGCCATGGAGGACACCAAACTCCATAACGGCTGGCTGCAGGCCTGGGGCAACAAAGGCAAGGGAGCCAACTTCCGGCTCACAGTTCCCCTCCGGCAGGGCGAGGAAATTGACAAGTCCCCTGTGCAGCTGGAACCGGAAGACATAGTCCTGCCGGGTGTGGCGCAAGAGAGGGACGTGCTGGTCCTGGATCCAGGTTCCACTGCTGCCGCGCCAGCCCTGGCTGCCCCACCAGCCCCTGGTGCCGTCCCGGGATCCGCAGAACCCGGCGGATCCATACCAACCGCCGATGAGTCCCGCACCGGGACACCGCAGGCAGATGGCCATGAGCCGGCAGCACAGCGGCCAGCACTCACCGCCGGTCCCAAGGACATGCCATGA
- a CDS encoding ComF family protein: protein MTSEQTNSRPRPRPVSADPDLLPAPRWSARHRGGYQRLLPRIADQFGAAAAELLALAVPVDCVCCGAEDLALCVACERQVRILTASPFRAESQAPALMDVDGGIRLPVVAAGVYRDELAQAVLSFKRHGQRQLKHVLAKALDGAVVSAAGDLDGVFLVPVPSSTRAFVKRGFSPVHLLLGTLIQGRATVGPPVLDVLRKSRQPVALGQLSGGQKGLGRGARARRVRGSMKVSGRQRGRVAGRRCIIVDDVLTTGATLAEAARALHLAGALVAGAVVLAATRPPDSGSTTEASGEYRPGG from the coding sequence GTGACCTCCGAACAAACAAACAGCCGGCCCCGCCCCCGCCCGGTTTCGGCCGATCCGGACCTCCTCCCTGCTCCGCGCTGGTCAGCCAGGCACCGGGGCGGGTACCAACGCCTGCTGCCGAGGATTGCTGACCAATTCGGCGCTGCCGCGGCCGAGCTGCTGGCTCTTGCAGTTCCCGTGGACTGCGTGTGTTGCGGAGCCGAAGATCTGGCCCTCTGCGTTGCCTGCGAACGGCAGGTCAGGATACTGACAGCAAGCCCGTTCCGGGCCGAGAGCCAGGCGCCGGCGCTGATGGACGTCGACGGCGGGATCCGCCTCCCGGTGGTCGCCGCAGGCGTATACCGGGACGAGCTTGCCCAGGCGGTCCTTTCCTTCAAAAGACATGGACAGCGGCAGCTCAAGCATGTGCTGGCAAAGGCGCTGGATGGCGCCGTGGTATCAGCAGCGGGAGATCTCGATGGCGTCTTCCTGGTCCCCGTTCCAAGCAGTACGCGGGCGTTCGTTAAGCGCGGGTTCAGTCCCGTGCATCTGCTCCTTGGCACCCTGATCCAGGGAAGGGCCACCGTTGGACCTCCCGTTCTTGACGTACTGAGGAAGTCAAGGCAACCGGTCGCTCTGGGGCAGCTTTCAGGTGGCCAAAAAGGACTGGGCCGAGGCGCCAGGGCGAGGCGTGTGCGGGGCTCCATGAAGGTGAGCGGACGGCAACGGGGACGGGTAGCCGGCCGCCGATGCATCATCGTGGACGACGTCCTCACCACGGGTGCGACACTTGCTGAAGCAGCCCGCGCATTGCACCTGGCAGGGGCACTCGTGGCAGGGGCAGTGGTCCTCGCGGCGACACGCCCGCCAGATTCCGGCAGCACCACCGAAGCTTCCGGCGAGTACAGGCCTGGAGGCTGA
- the secA gene encoding preprotein translocase subunit SecA, protein MASLIEKLLRTGDKKTLRQLRNYADSINALEDSLKTFSDAELREETDRLRERHRDGEKLDDLLPEAFAAVREASSRTLGMRHFDVQLMGGAALHLGNIAEMKTGEGKTLVATAPAYLNALTGNGVHVVTVNDYLAEYQSDLMGRVYRFLGLTSGCILSNQDPSVRREQYAADITYGTNNEFGFDYLRDNMAWDQSELVQRGHHFAIVDEVDSILIDEARTPLIISGPAQGDTNRWYSEFAKVVLRLQTGQDYEVDEKKRTVGVLETGIEKVEDYLGIQNLYESANTPLIGFLNNAIKAKELFKRDKDYVILDGEVLIVDEHTGRILAGRRYNEGMHQAIEAKEGVEIKAENQTLATVTLQNYFRMYDKLAGMTGTAETEAAEFMGTYKLGVVAIPTNRDMQRIDKSDLVFKNETVKFDAVVKDIAERHEKGQPVLVGTTSVEKSEYLSKLLSKEGIRHEVLNAKNHAREAAIVAQAGRKGAVTVATNMAGRGTDIMLGGNAEFTAVAELAKRGLDPEENSEEYEAAWPAALEAAKQSVKDEHEEVLDLGGLYVLGTERHESRRIDNQLRGRSGRQGDPGESRFYLSLTDDLMRLFNSGAAERLMNSSVPDDVALESKLVSRAIASAQGQVEGRNAEQRKNVLKYDDVLNRQREAIYGDRRRILEGDDLHEKVQFFVEDTITALIDAATAEGNGDDWDYNQLWTNLKTLYPVSVTPEEIIEEAGGKSRLTVELLKEELLSDARLVYQAREEAIGSESMRELERRVVLSVIGRKWQEHLYEMDYLKEGIGLRAMAQRDPLVEYQREGFTMFQSMMEAIREESVGFLFNLEVEVTPAQDVVVADAAGGHTEHVEPQIRAAGLEAPEKPAQLQYTAPGEDGATQTRVESRSSSRSGNPAKAATQDAPKRPGKKKRR, encoded by the coding sequence GTGGCATCACTTATCGAAAAACTTCTCCGCACGGGAGACAAAAAAACCCTGCGGCAACTGCGGAACTATGCCGACTCCATCAATGCTCTCGAAGACTCCCTCAAGACATTCAGCGACGCTGAACTCCGTGAAGAAACGGACCGCCTCCGTGAACGACACCGGGATGGCGAGAAGCTCGACGACCTCCTGCCGGAAGCCTTTGCGGCCGTACGTGAAGCTTCATCCCGAACCCTTGGCATGCGCCACTTCGATGTCCAGCTGATGGGTGGCGCGGCCCTTCACCTGGGCAACATTGCCGAGATGAAGACCGGTGAAGGCAAGACGCTTGTCGCAACTGCTCCCGCTTACCTCAATGCATTGACTGGAAACGGCGTTCACGTGGTGACGGTGAACGACTACCTGGCCGAATACCAGTCCGACCTCATGGGCCGCGTCTATCGCTTCCTGGGGCTTACCAGTGGCTGCATCCTGTCCAATCAGGACCCTTCAGTCCGCCGGGAACAGTATGCCGCCGACATCACCTACGGCACCAACAACGAGTTCGGCTTTGACTACCTCCGCGACAACATGGCGTGGGACCAGTCCGAGCTTGTCCAGCGCGGACACCACTTTGCCATCGTGGATGAGGTGGACTCCATCCTGATTGACGAGGCCCGCACGCCGCTCATCATCTCCGGGCCGGCCCAAGGGGACACCAACCGCTGGTATAGCGAATTCGCAAAGGTAGTGCTGCGGCTCCAGACCGGCCAGGACTACGAGGTCGACGAAAAGAAGCGCACCGTGGGCGTTCTTGAAACCGGCATTGAAAAAGTCGAGGACTACCTGGGCATCCAGAATCTGTACGAGTCAGCGAACACTCCGCTCATCGGATTCCTGAACAACGCCATCAAGGCGAAGGAACTCTTCAAGCGGGACAAGGACTACGTCATCCTGGACGGCGAAGTCCTGATTGTGGACGAACACACAGGCCGCATCCTTGCCGGCCGGCGCTATAACGAGGGCATGCACCAGGCAATCGAGGCCAAGGAAGGCGTCGAGATCAAGGCCGAAAACCAGACCTTGGCCACAGTGACGCTGCAGAACTACTTCCGCATGTACGACAAACTGGCAGGCATGACCGGTACAGCCGAAACCGAGGCCGCCGAGTTCATGGGTACGTACAAGCTCGGGGTTGTGGCGATCCCCACCAACCGTGACATGCAGCGGATTGACAAGTCCGACCTCGTGTTCAAGAACGAAACGGTAAAGTTCGACGCCGTCGTGAAGGACATCGCCGAACGGCACGAAAAGGGACAGCCGGTCCTGGTGGGCACCACAAGCGTGGAGAAGAGTGAATACCTCTCCAAGCTGCTCTCCAAGGAAGGCATCCGGCACGAGGTGCTGAACGCCAAGAACCATGCGCGTGAAGCTGCCATCGTGGCGCAGGCGGGGCGCAAGGGCGCAGTCACCGTCGCCACCAACATGGCCGGGCGAGGCACGGACATCATGCTCGGCGGCAACGCGGAATTTACAGCAGTTGCCGAACTCGCCAAGCGCGGGCTGGATCCCGAGGAAAACTCGGAGGAGTATGAGGCCGCGTGGCCTGCCGCCCTGGAAGCTGCCAAGCAGTCAGTCAAGGACGAGCATGAGGAAGTTCTGGACCTGGGCGGACTCTACGTCCTGGGTACGGAGCGGCACGAGTCCCGCCGTATCGACAACCAGCTCCGGGGCCGCTCCGGACGCCAGGGTGACCCGGGTGAATCCCGTTTCTACCTCTCTCTGACCGACGATTTGATGCGGCTCTTCAACTCCGGCGCCGCGGAACGCCTGATGAACAGCTCAGTGCCTGATGATGTTGCACTCGAATCCAAGCTTGTCTCCCGGGCCATCGCGTCTGCGCAAGGGCAGGTGGAAGGCCGCAATGCTGAGCAGCGCAAGAATGTCCTGAAGTACGACGACGTCCTGAACCGCCAGCGCGAAGCCATTTACGGCGACCGCCGCCGGATTCTTGAAGGCGATGACCTGCACGAGAAGGTGCAGTTCTTTGTGGAAGACACCATCACTGCCCTGATTGATGCCGCCACCGCCGAGGGCAACGGCGATGACTGGGACTACAACCAGCTGTGGACGAATCTCAAGACGCTCTACCCGGTGAGCGTTACTCCCGAGGAGATCATTGAGGAGGCCGGCGGAAAGTCGCGTCTCACAGTGGAGTTGCTCAAGGAGGAACTGCTCTCCGACGCGCGTCTGGTCTACCAGGCGCGTGAGGAGGCCATCGGCTCGGAAAGCATGCGGGAGCTTGAGCGTCGTGTTGTGCTGTCCGTCATTGGCCGCAAGTGGCAGGAACATCTCTACGAGATGGACTACCTGAAGGAAGGCATTGGCCTGCGTGCCATGGCACAGCGTGACCCGCTGGTTGAGTACCAGCGTGAAGGTTTCACCATGTTCCAGAGCATGATGGAGGCGATCCGCGAGGAAAGTGTTGGGTTCCTGTTCAACCTTGAAGTGGAGGTCACTCCCGCCCAGGATGTTGTGGTGGCCGATGCCGCCGGCGGACACACCGAGCACGTTGAGCCACAGATCAGGGCAGCGGGCCTGGAAGCTCCGGAAAAGCCGGCGCAGCTGCAGTACACCGCACCGGGCGAGGACGGCGCAACCCAGACCAGGGTGGAGAGCCGCTCATCATCGCGTTCCGGAAACCCGGCAAAGGCTGCCACCCAGGATGCCCCCAAACGCCCTGGCAAGAAAAAGCGCCGCTGA
- the hpf gene encoding ribosome hibernation-promoting factor, HPF/YfiA family — MEFMISGRNLTVSDRFREYAGEKISKIESLGDKVQRVDAKVSKETNARQTGDQLTVEVTVLGRGPVIRAEASAADKFAAFDLAYNKLLERLRRAKDRKKVHHGRHTPKAVREATASLEPASAHEPIYAEASHRNEPVAAPAERSPYDVDNDIPAGDSPVLIRRKVFPAASLTLDDAVDNMELVGHDFYLFVDKDTNTPSVVYRRRGWTYGVITLDHECEPGETPIEEKIIAYRSKDEAANV; from the coding sequence ATGGAGTTTATGATCAGCGGACGAAATCTGACGGTCTCAGACCGCTTCCGCGAATACGCCGGCGAGAAGATCTCCAAGATCGAATCGCTGGGCGACAAGGTCCAGCGGGTGGACGCGAAAGTTTCCAAGGAAACGAATGCACGCCAGACCGGGGACCAGCTCACCGTTGAAGTGACTGTCCTGGGCCGGGGACCGGTAATCCGTGCCGAAGCCAGCGCAGCAGACAAGTTTGCTGCATTTGATCTTGCCTACAATAAGCTGCTTGAGCGGCTTCGCCGCGCGAAGGACCGCAAGAAGGTCCACCACGGACGGCACACTCCCAAGGCAGTGCGCGAAGCCACTGCATCCCTGGAACCCGCGAGCGCCCATGAACCCATTTATGCCGAGGCCAGCCACCGGAACGAACCCGTGGCCGCGCCGGCCGAACGCTCGCCCTACGACGTTGATAATGACATTCCGGCTGGGGACTCTCCGGTACTGATCAGGCGCAAGGTCTTTCCCGCCGCTTCCCTGACACTGGATGACGCCGTGGACAATATGGAATTGGTTGGCCACGACTTCTACCTGTTTGTGGACAAGGACACCAACACACCCTCCGTCGTTTACCGGCGCCGTGGCTGGACGTACGGGGTTATCACCCTGGACCACGAATGCGAACCGGGCGAAACCCCGATTGAAGAGAAGATCATTGCCTACCGCTCCAAGGATGAGGCAGCAAACGTTTAG
- a CDS encoding winged helix-turn-helix domain-containing protein, producing the protein MGATLSLDQARRIALAAQGLDKGRPAGPVTSRTVGRTFAKLQLVQIDSVNVLSRSHFLPFFSRLGNYDRHILQRMSGTHPRRMMEYWAHEASYIRPDHFQDLVLWQKRKWVGASGMEQELREGVAGKILQALSSGRPMTASELTARIGHVEDRKNDNWGWNWNAVKRVLEHLFEEGLVSAASRTEQFERRYALTERVLPALVDRDNEFADPVAAMHRLIDAAAQAHGIGTVRCFADYFRVPVKAAAGSVEHLVETGRLEPVTVAGWNREVFLHAEARRPRRASGRALLSPFDSLVFERRRLEELFGFHYRIEIYTPEHKRRFGYYVLPFLLRDKLVARVDLKADRASGHLLAKSAYAEPDAPPDTAVELAAELHLMAEWLGLRKVVVYPRGDLAAGLAQAAGRDEEGIRYEGTQAPWPASLP; encoded by the coding sequence GTGGGAGCGACGCTGAGCCTTGACCAGGCCCGGCGGATCGCTCTGGCAGCCCAGGGACTCGACAAAGGACGGCCCGCCGGACCCGTGACTTCACGGACGGTGGGCCGTACCTTTGCCAAGCTCCAGCTGGTTCAGATCGATTCCGTCAATGTGTTGTCCCGAAGCCACTTCCTTCCCTTCTTTTCGCGATTAGGCAACTACGACCGGCATATTCTGCAGCGGATGTCAGGAACCCATCCCCGGCGGATGATGGAGTACTGGGCCCACGAAGCCAGCTATATCCGTCCGGACCATTTCCAGGATCTGGTCCTCTGGCAGAAACGCAAATGGGTCGGCGCCTCGGGTATGGAGCAGGAACTGCGCGAGGGCGTGGCGGGGAAGATCCTCCAGGCCCTGTCCAGTGGGCGGCCCATGACGGCCAGTGAACTGACCGCCAGGATCGGACACGTGGAGGACAGGAAGAACGATAACTGGGGCTGGAATTGGAACGCCGTCAAACGGGTCCTTGAGCATCTCTTTGAGGAGGGCCTGGTATCCGCGGCTTCCAGAACCGAACAGTTTGAGCGCCGATACGCGCTGACCGAGCGCGTGTTGCCGGCATTGGTGGACCGCGACAATGAGTTTGCTGACCCGGTGGCCGCCATGCACCGGCTCATCGATGCGGCGGCCCAGGCGCATGGTATTGGGACCGTGCGCTGCTTTGCCGACTACTTCCGTGTCCCGGTCAAGGCTGCTGCCGGTTCGGTGGAGCATCTCGTTGAAACCGGGCGCCTTGAGCCGGTCACAGTGGCCGGCTGGAACAGGGAAGTGTTCCTGCATGCGGAGGCAAGGCGTCCACGCAGGGCCTCCGGGCGGGCATTGTTGAGTCCCTTCGATTCACTGGTCTTTGAGCGGCGCAGGCTTGAGGAGTTGTTCGGTTTCCACTACCGCATCGAGATTTACACCCCGGAACACAAAAGGCGCTTCGGCTACTATGTCCTTCCTTTCCTTCTGCGCGATAAATTGGTTGCCCGGGTTGACTTGAAAGCGGACCGGGCTTCGGGACACCTGCTTGCCAAGTCCGCTTACGCCGAGCCCGACGCCCCTCCGGATACGGCCGTCGAACTTGCCGCCGAACTGCACCTGATGGCCGAATGGCTGGGTCTCCGGAAGGTGGTGGTATACCCCAGAGGGGACCTTGCGGCGGGCCTCGCGCAGGCAGCCGGAAGGGATGAAGAGGGTATCCGCTATGAGGGAACACAGGCGCCGTGGCCTGCGTCTCTCCCGTAG